A genomic region of bacterium contains the following coding sequences:
- the murA gene encoding UDP-N-acetylglucosamine 1-carboxyvinyltransferase has protein sequence MNGFKVRGGASLHGVARVGGSKNAALALLAGALCVEGEVVLHNFPAVSDVLLMVDLLRLMGVKAERNGDTLWMDVRGLNCSEPPENYVRKMRASFYLMGPLLARLGRAKMPVPGGCQIGTRPVDYHIKGLHQLGAEITQTQGAYEAVASQLVGAEIYFDFPSAGATQHLMTAAVLAEGNTLIQHAAMEPEVLDLAYFLNRMGARIEGAGTNTITIQGVRKLQGGEYSLISDRVQAGSYLLAGAITHGDVTVEGVHPEHLQPLNLKMRECGVNVTEGNDWVRVQNPNRHNATDITTMPFPGFPTDLQQPMCAFLTLANGASVVREQVYDGRNKHVGELQRMGADIKATDGRTFIINGVDRLTAARVEAHDLRGGAAMIIAALAAEGESLVSGAEYVDRGYQGFEEALNNLGGSIERVALEAEDSAVVSSTP, from the coding sequence TTGAACGGATTCAAAGTTCGCGGTGGAGCATCACTTCACGGTGTTGCGCGAGTTGGCGGCAGCAAGAATGCGGCGTTAGCGCTGTTAGCGGGCGCGTTATGTGTCGAGGGCGAAGTTGTACTCCATAACTTCCCTGCGGTCAGTGACGTGTTGCTGATGGTTGATTTGTTACGTCTGATGGGCGTTAAAGCTGAACGTAATGGCGATACACTCTGGATGGATGTACGTGGCCTTAATTGCAGCGAACCTCCCGAGAATTATGTGCGTAAAATGCGCGCCTCTTTTTATCTGATGGGCCCACTTCTTGCCCGGCTTGGGCGAGCTAAGATGCCGGTCCCTGGTGGTTGTCAGATAGGAACCCGGCCAGTCGATTACCATATAAAAGGCTTGCATCAGTTAGGCGCGGAAATAACTCAGACCCAAGGCGCTTATGAAGCTGTTGCCAGTCAACTTGTCGGCGCGGAGATTTATTTTGATTTCCCAAGCGCGGGCGCAACTCAGCATTTAATGACAGCCGCTGTTTTGGCTGAAGGCAATACACTTATCCAACATGCTGCGATGGAACCGGAAGTCCTTGATTTAGCCTATTTCCTCAATCGAATGGGCGCAAGAATAGAGGGAGCGGGAACGAATACGATTACAATTCAGGGCGTTCGCAAATTGCAAGGCGGCGAATATTCGTTGATCAGCGACCGTGTCCAAGCAGGAAGTTATCTCTTGGCTGGCGCAATCACTCATGGGGATGTGACAGTCGAAGGGGTTCATCCTGAGCATCTTCAGCCGCTCAATCTCAAAATGCGCGAATGTGGCGTGAATGTGACCGAAGGGAATGATTGGGTACGGGTTCAAAATCCCAATCGCCATAACGCGACCGACATTACAACGATGCCTTTCCCCGGTTTTCCAACTGATCTGCAGCAGCCGATGTGTGCTTTTCTGACGTTGGCAAACGGCGCCTCGGTAGTTCGAGAACAGGTTTATGATGGCCGCAATAAGCATGTGGGTGAACTCCAGCGCATGGGCGCTGACATAAAGGCCACTGATGGACGTACATTTATTATTAATGGTGTTGACCGCCTTACCGCAGCTAGAGTGGAAGCTCATGACTTGCGGGGTGGAGCAGCCATGATAATAGCAGCTTTGGCTGCTGAAGGCGAGAGCCTGGTTAGCGGCGCGGAATATGTTGACCGTGGCTACCAAGGATTTGAAGAAGCTCTCAATAATTTGGGTGGCTCAATCGAGCGGGTCGCACTGGAAGCGGAGGATTCTGCTGTTGTTTCGAGTACTCCCTGA
- a CDS encoding rod shape-determining protein, whose product MFRVLPELGIDLGTANIIVYQRGKGIVLREPTVVAITVGSTGPKRILAVGEEARLMLGRTPGNITAIRPLSDGVIADYSTTLKMLEYIFNKCCGKRRWLKPKVLVCVPSGVTNVEKRAVIQAATEAGAREASTIEEPMAAAIGAGLPISTPGGNMVVDLGGGTTDIAVISLGGIVLSKSLRVGGNKFDAAIIRHVRAAYNLMIGERTAEEIKMKIGSAFPMETEMRMNVRGRDLVAGLPKTIEVTSEEVRDALSEPVNAIVEKVCSILEETPPELASDVIERGIWLTGGGALLRGLDKLISTSTEIPVRVADDPLSCVAIGTGRALEEMRTIREAGGPTQF is encoded by the coding sequence TTGTTTCGAGTACTCCCTGAACTAGGGATAGATTTAGGCACTGCGAATATAATTGTTTATCAACGCGGCAAGGGCATCGTGTTACGAGAGCCAACCGTTGTGGCAATTACTGTCGGCTCTACAGGTCCAAAAAGAATTTTGGCTGTTGGCGAAGAAGCGCGATTAATGCTTGGTCGAACACCAGGTAACATAACCGCCATCCGGCCGTTGAGCGACGGCGTAATCGCCGATTACAGCACAACGCTCAAAATGCTGGAATACATCTTTAACAAATGTTGCGGAAAGCGGCGATGGCTCAAACCCAAGGTGCTTGTGTGCGTTCCGTCCGGCGTAACAAACGTTGAAAAACGAGCCGTTATTCAGGCAGCAACGGAAGCCGGAGCACGCGAAGCATCAACGATAGAAGAGCCGATGGCGGCCGCAATTGGCGCAGGATTGCCCATCAGCACCCCCGGGGGTAATATGGTCGTTGATTTGGGTGGCGGCACAACTGATATCGCTGTCATTTCATTAGGCGGCATCGTTCTTAGCAAGAGCCTGCGTGTTGGCGGTAATAAGTTCGATGCGGCCATTATCCGTCACGTCCGCGCCGCTTATAACTTGATGATTGGTGAAAGAACTGCAGAAGAAATTAAAATGAAAATCGGTTCTGCGTTCCCAATGGAAACTGAAATGCGGATGAACGTACGCGGACGTGATTTGGTTGCAGGCCTACCAAAAACCATCGAGGTGACCTCTGAAGAGGTGCGCGACGCTTTGTCCGAACCGGTAAACGCAATTGTGGAAAAAGTATGCTCGATTTTGGAGGAAACTCCACCGGAACTCGCTTCGGATGTAATCGAGCGCGGCATCTGGCTCACAGGCGGAGGGGCTTTGCTGCGCGGTCTTGATAAATTAATAAGCACCTCAACTGAAATTCCAGTTAGAGTCGCCGATGATCCCTTAAGCTGTGTCGCAATCGGCACAGGGCGGGCTTTGGAAGAAATGCGCACCATTCGTGAAGCGGGTGGGCCAACTCAGTTTTAG
- a CDS encoding S-layer homology domain-containing protein, translating to MKLFYSLAIGVGIVSICFGAVSTAKTSPKTQVRPKTTPAYKDVKKNHWAYSSVRNLKKRKIMAGRTVGRFEGDKPITRYEFAVALDRFITQVEDGLKKAGNKLKETKVIEEPKLLTSKDHWAYSSMKRLAVYGYLPVSSKVLHGPGDTLNAKEIGQSLAQVVIRINDLTIKEPYERSQTTPDGSEGSLSKSE from the coding sequence ATGAAACTTTTTTATAGCCTTGCAATAGGGGTCGGAATAGTTTCAATATGTTTTGGGGCGGTTAGTACAGCCAAGACGTCCCCCAAAACTCAGGTGCGTCCGAAAACAACACCTGCCTATAAAGATGTTAAGAAGAACCATTGGGCTTATTCATCCGTGCGGAATTTGAAAAAGCGTAAGATAATGGCAGGGCGCACAGTGGGCCGATTTGAAGGCGATAAGCCCATCACACGATACGAGTTTGCAGTGGCGCTCGACCGATTTATCACTCAAGTTGAGGATGGCTTAAAAAAAGCGGGAAATAAATTGAAAGAGACGAAGGTTATTGAAGAACCGAAGCTGTTAACGTCAAAAGACCATTGGGCTTATAGCTCGATGAAGCGTCTTGCTGTTTATGGCTATCTGCCTGTAAGTTCAAAGGTGCTTCATGGCCCTGGTGATACGTTGAACGCGAAAGAAATTGGGCAATCACTTGCTCAGGTCGTGATAAGAATAAACGACTTAACAATTAAGGAACCTTATGAACGTAGTCAGACAACGCCGGACGGTTCGGAAGGTTCGCTGTCAAAGTCAGAATGA
- a CDS encoding Nramp family divalent metal transporter, translating into MKILKRWRRSKLMLALAVIGPGIIVGNADNDPSGIYGYSVAGASYGYGMLWMLALIIISLYVIQEMCARMAIATGKGLADLIREEFGIKIALLAMVTLFIANFSTTISEFAGISAAVGLLFKPGIHRFLMPLLTFVIWIIVMRGSYRGVERILLAASFIYLSYVVTAVMAHPNWQEVSRSFVTPHVKMSSDYMRVAISLIGTTITPWGLFFIQSSIRDKGISARHYRYVRMDIIAGSIFVGFIAACILIACAATLHPKGIYLGMNANAADAAKALAPFVGRWASTLFAIGVLNAGMFGAIVVPLSTAYAITESLGWESGLGRRIREAPLFAGVYGVLIFLSALVVIVSNPDNLGFLIQLPNIVGCILLPIILVLALKLVNNKEIMGNYVNTRWANVITWSTAIVIITLSIALAVLTFI; encoded by the coding sequence ATGAAGATACTAAAGCGATGGCGAAGAAGTAAGCTGATGTTGGCATTGGCGGTTATTGGCCCAGGCATTATCGTGGGCAACGCCGATAACGACCCCAGCGGCATATATGGGTACTCGGTAGCCGGAGCTTCCTATGGGTATGGGATGCTTTGGATGCTTGCGCTCATCATCATTAGCCTGTACGTCATCCAAGAAATGTGCGCGCGAATGGCGATAGCTACCGGCAAGGGGTTAGCCGACTTAATTCGCGAAGAATTTGGAATTAAAATCGCTCTGCTTGCGATGGTTACCCTTTTTATCGCTAACTTTAGCACAACCATTTCCGAGTTTGCCGGTATAAGCGCTGCTGTAGGATTGCTATTTAAGCCAGGGATCCATCGTTTCCTTATGCCCCTGCTCACTTTCGTTATTTGGATAATTGTCATGCGCGGCTCATATCGAGGGGTTGAGCGGATTCTGCTTGCCGCTTCGTTTATTTATCTCAGTTATGTTGTCACTGCTGTGATGGCTCACCCAAATTGGCAAGAGGTTAGCCGCAGCTTTGTCACACCGCATGTAAAAATGTCCAGCGACTATATGCGTGTGGCAATCAGCCTTATCGGTACAACGATCACTCCCTGGGGCTTATTCTTTATTCAGTCATCTATCCGTGATAAAGGCATCAGCGCGCGCCATTATCGCTATGTCCGAATGGACATTATCGCCGGTTCGATATTTGTCGGTTTTATAGCTGCGTGTATCCTTATCGCCTGTGCAGCGACGCTTCATCCCAAGGGAATCTATCTTGGAATGAATGCCAACGCTGCTGATGCTGCTAAAGCGCTTGCCCCGTTCGTTGGCAGATGGGCTTCGACCCTTTTCGCCATAGGTGTTCTAAACGCAGGCATGTTCGGAGCGATTGTCGTACCACTCTCAACCGCCTATGCAATTACCGAGTCGTTAGGGTGGGAATCGGGCTTAGGCAGACGCATCCGCGAAGCGCCGCTCTTTGCCGGTGTTTATGGGGTTTTAATCTTCCTTTCAGCTTTGGTCGTCATCGTGAGCAATCCCGATAACTTAGGTTTCTTAATTCAACTTCCCAACATCGTCGGTTGTATATTGCTTCCGATAATTCTTGTCCTAGCGCTCAAGCTAGTCAACAATAAAGAAATAATGGGCAACTACGTCAACACCCGCTGGGCCAATGTAATCACCTGGTCAACTGCTATCGTCATTATCACTTTAAGCATCGCCTTAGCTGTTCTTACCTTCATTTAA
- a CDS encoding metalloregulator ArsR/SmtB family transcription factor: MADKNQKTLIDMETLERVAPVIRNAAHPLRLRIIDFLRLQDHPCNVTEIVEATGVGQAVVSQQLRILKDQGLLSSKRMGNHVLYEIANKSVLLLLECIRKHPDYC, translated from the coding sequence ATGGCAGACAAAAATCAAAAAACACTGATTGATATGGAAACGTTGGAGCGGGTTGCGCCTGTTATCAGGAATGCGGCGCATCCGTTGAGGCTACGTATCATCGACTTCCTACGCCTTCAGGATCATCCCTGCAACGTTACAGAGATTGTCGAGGCGACTGGGGTAGGGCAGGCGGTTGTAAGCCAACAGCTGCGGATTCTGAAGGATCAGGGTCTGCTTTCATCAAAGCGAATGGGTAATCATGTCCTCTATGAGATTGCCAACAAAAGTGTATTACTACTACTCGAATGCATTAGGAAGCATCCGGACTATTGTTAA